One segment of Daphnia magna isolate NIES linkage group LG2, ASM2063170v1.1, whole genome shotgun sequence DNA contains the following:
- the LOC116917865 gene encoding UDP-N-acetylhexosamine pyrophosphorylase isoform X1, giving the protein MDVAQLVQKLKEHGQEHLLQFWPSLTEEERQQLFHQLNDINMEEVIEFFRHTIASANDEEEKLDEHLQPIPPELHGAVTRTSPELLRHYEQLAMEQIGQGRVAALLLAGGQGTRLGVDYPKGMFNVGCPSGKTLYQLQAERLLRLQQLTEERTGLKGAIPWYIMTSEHTKEPTQEFFRKHDFFGLKEENLVVFEQGMLPCFTLDGKIILETKSHIAKAPDGNGGLYRALRDRRILDDMEKRQIEYIHVYCVDNILVKMADPHFMGFCLSKGADCAAKVVEKAFPTEAVGVVCKVHGHYKVVEYSEITLPTAQKRNADGRLTFSAGNICNHFFTTQFLRKVISGQEGMLQHHIAKKKIAYVDSTGKICKPDKPNGIKMEKFVFDVFQFAKNFVVWEVLREDEFSPLKNSDQSGDKDTPTTARLALYSLHQRQVLAAGGIFVDDEGMRLPLIPSAIPTVPGQEAISKNETNNNEIQKTCSRREEPLICEISPLVSYNGEGLEALVKGKKFRPPLLLSSLSESNGIKN; this is encoded by the exons atggaTGTAGCCCAACTGGTACAAAAACTGAAAGAACATGGACAAGAACACCTGCTCCAGTTCTGGCCGAGTTTGACTGAAGAGGAGCGACAGCAATTGTTCCATCAGCTTAATGA TATTAACATGGAAGAAGTAATCGAATTCTTTCGCCATACGATTGCGTCTGCCaacgatgaagaagaaaaattagaCGAACATTTGCAGCCAATTCCACCTGAATTACATGGCGCAGTGACGCGGACCAGCCCAGAACTTTTACGACACTACGAACAGCTGG CCATGGAACAAATTGGCCAAGGTCGCGTTGCTGCTCTGCTTCTTGCCGGTGGACAAGGAACACGTTTAGGTGTGGATTACCCTAAAGGGATGTTCAATGTCGGCTGTCCATCTGGGAAAACACTCTACCAATTACAAGCTGAAAGACTATTACGGCTGCAGCAATTAACCGAAGAGAGGACCGGCCTAAAAGGAGCTATTCCCTG GTACATCATGACAAGTGAACATACGAAAGAGCCGACGCAAGAATTTTTCCGGAAGCacgatttttttggtttaaaggAAGAAAATCTGGTGGTGTTCGAACAGGGGATGCTGCCTTGTTTCACGTTGGACGGCAAGATCATCTTGGAAACTAAGTCGCACATCGCCAAAGCTCCCG ATGGTAATGGAGGGCTATACAGAGCGTTACGTGATCGCCGCATCCTCGATGACATGGAAAAGCGACAAATTGAATATATCCACGTCTACTGTGTCGACAACATTTTGGTCAAAATGGCTGATCCTCACTTCATGGGCTTTTGTTTGAGCAAAGGCGCTGATTGCGCTGCCAAAGTCGTGGAGAAAGCCTTTCCCACTGAAGCAGTCGGTGTCGTATGCAAAGTTCATGGACATTACAAA GTAGTTGAATACAGTGAAATCACTCTGCCTACGGCTCAGAAACGGAACGCTGATGGGCGACTGACTTTCAGCGCCGGAAATATTTGCAACCATTTCTTCACGACTCAGTTCCTTCGCAAAGTTATCAG TGGCCAAGAGGGAATGCTACAGCACCATattgctaaaaagaaaattgcgtATGTCGATTCAACTGGCAAGATTTGCAAACCGGATAAGCCCAACggaatcaaaatggaaaaatttgtttttgacgtGTTTCAATTTGCAAA GAATTTCGTTGTGTGGGAAGTATTGCGAGAGGATGAATTTAGTCCTCTAAAGAACAGCGATCAAAGCGGTGACAAGGATACCCCCACTACGGCCCGATTAGCGCTTTACTCGCTCCATCAACGCCAAGTTTTAGCAGCTGGTGGTATTTTCGTTGATGATGAAGGCATGCGATTGCCACTGATTCCCAG CGCCATACCCACTGTCCCAGGCCAAGAAGCAATATCCAAAAACGAGACAAACAACAATGAAAT CCAAAAGACGTGTTCTAGACGGGAAGAACCTCTGATTTGCGAGATATCACCGCTGGTTTCGTACAACGGAGAAGGTCTGGAAGCGCTGGTAAAGGGCAAGAAATTTCGACCACCATTGCTCTTATCCAGTCTATCCGAGTCAAATggcatcaaaaattaa
- the LOC116917865 gene encoding UDP-N-acetylhexosamine pyrophosphorylase isoform X2, translated as MDVAQLVQKLKEHGQEHLLQFWPSLTEEERQQLFHQLNDINMEEVIEFFRHTIASANDEEEKLDEHLQPIPPELHGAVTRTSPELLRHYEQLAMEQIGQGRVAALLLAGGQGTRLGVDYPKGMFNVGCPSGKTLYQLQAERLLRLQQLTEERTGLKGAIPWYIMTSEHTKEPTQEFFRKHDFFGLKEENLVVFEQGMLPCFTLDGKIILETKSHIAKAPDGNGGLYRALRDRRILDDMEKRQIEYIHVYCVDNILVKMADPHFMGFCLSKGADCAAKVVEKAFPTEAVGVVCKVHGHYKVVEYSEITLPTAQKRNADGRLTFSAGNICNHFFTTQFLRKVISGQEGMLQHHIAKKKIAYVDSTGKICKPDKPNGIKMEKFVFDVFQFAKNFVVWEVLREDEFSPLKNSDQSGDKDTPTTARLALYSLHQRQVLAAGGIFVDDEGMRLPLIPSQKTCSRREEPLICEISPLVSYNGEGLEALVKGKKFRPPLLLSSLSESNGIKN; from the exons atggaTGTAGCCCAACTGGTACAAAAACTGAAAGAACATGGACAAGAACACCTGCTCCAGTTCTGGCCGAGTTTGACTGAAGAGGAGCGACAGCAATTGTTCCATCAGCTTAATGA TATTAACATGGAAGAAGTAATCGAATTCTTTCGCCATACGATTGCGTCTGCCaacgatgaagaagaaaaattagaCGAACATTTGCAGCCAATTCCACCTGAATTACATGGCGCAGTGACGCGGACCAGCCCAGAACTTTTACGACACTACGAACAGCTGG CCATGGAACAAATTGGCCAAGGTCGCGTTGCTGCTCTGCTTCTTGCCGGTGGACAAGGAACACGTTTAGGTGTGGATTACCCTAAAGGGATGTTCAATGTCGGCTGTCCATCTGGGAAAACACTCTACCAATTACAAGCTGAAAGACTATTACGGCTGCAGCAATTAACCGAAGAGAGGACCGGCCTAAAAGGAGCTATTCCCTG GTACATCATGACAAGTGAACATACGAAAGAGCCGACGCAAGAATTTTTCCGGAAGCacgatttttttggtttaaaggAAGAAAATCTGGTGGTGTTCGAACAGGGGATGCTGCCTTGTTTCACGTTGGACGGCAAGATCATCTTGGAAACTAAGTCGCACATCGCCAAAGCTCCCG ATGGTAATGGAGGGCTATACAGAGCGTTACGTGATCGCCGCATCCTCGATGACATGGAAAAGCGACAAATTGAATATATCCACGTCTACTGTGTCGACAACATTTTGGTCAAAATGGCTGATCCTCACTTCATGGGCTTTTGTTTGAGCAAAGGCGCTGATTGCGCTGCCAAAGTCGTGGAGAAAGCCTTTCCCACTGAAGCAGTCGGTGTCGTATGCAAAGTTCATGGACATTACAAA GTAGTTGAATACAGTGAAATCACTCTGCCTACGGCTCAGAAACGGAACGCTGATGGGCGACTGACTTTCAGCGCCGGAAATATTTGCAACCATTTCTTCACGACTCAGTTCCTTCGCAAAGTTATCAG TGGCCAAGAGGGAATGCTACAGCACCATattgctaaaaagaaaattgcgtATGTCGATTCAACTGGCAAGATTTGCAAACCGGATAAGCCCAACggaatcaaaatggaaaaatttgtttttgacgtGTTTCAATTTGCAAA GAATTTCGTTGTGTGGGAAGTATTGCGAGAGGATGAATTTAGTCCTCTAAAGAACAGCGATCAAAGCGGTGACAAGGATACCCCCACTACGGCCCGATTAGCGCTTTACTCGCTCCATCAACGCCAAGTTTTAGCAGCTGGTGGTATTTTCGTTGATGATGAAGGCATGCGATTGCCACTGATTCCCAG CCAAAAGACGTGTTCTAGACGGGAAGAACCTCTGATTTGCGAGATATCACCGCTGGTTTCGTACAACGGAGAAGGTCTGGAAGCGCTGGTAAAGGGCAAGAAATTTCGACCACCATTGCTCTTATCCAGTCTATCCGAGTCAAATggcatcaaaaattaa
- the LOC116917864 gene encoding LOW QUALITY PROTEIN: TATA element modulatory factor (The sequence of the model RefSeq protein was modified relative to this genomic sequence to represent the inferred CDS: inserted 1 base in 1 codon): MSWLNTSSIANLAKSALKEAQKTIDKALDIRESDATNQQQSNKPIDNEILGHFLESFNLVKEGNDPPDETRIISGDVVVAEPNSSTEVETNKQLVFHAVESSVLQPLFSPKSLTATKDVGDIDESLTLTEDLGKKTSNLPDQVVTTDSLEDWNVTESYHSSTVSVSSSVTVISPENDSIDMDWKSDTKSDARDETSNHHTIENRPVSAVLSEAMKDSMKTETSASVSGDEIETTASSDIEIVASPQAGIRQILPPMRSRSNESKTHSRKPSAGSSDDSVTSXGQDSELHNEKCNLIHLNQIIEARDNQLQEFTRKFYALSEEVERAKSQLANGEKERIALNETIRRQTDEFAIRLSSIEKRYQQVLAERDSLIKKLEKVQLNHETYANLTDDLNEKNETIQQLRLEGEKLSKQHLQQSNIIKKLRTQEKEDEIRCKQLKDQNEDLKNEVERLNRSLSAKEELEKNQIEAVRQSAIVNNQLEKEVLANKVMMREKLAEADSLRAALAEVEQKLIEERAVAAIQNSAETERSLSAEVALRQRLQLEYEISSRAFEEEKQALTMRCQELVHSLAEVDCDRSKERERIHAEVSRLMHRLQEAESRSDELSQALTTATKPLLRQIDSLQHALSSQRLAEEKSEKLFQEKLAFLENQLLSAHQKGTADNETYIAMQDQINDLSEKCKLAKEENQKLILELQCEKNHCLTLEQARKKDNVSMELMKSQLVEELTLLRNKMAVLENDYEKQTIALEEERKKTSHLLIRFQEKELEYRVFPADLQNSGSIGRKLTSTTDVVSRSSSPTPSLGKLSLSGSFTESHSSNPWNPADELFDGGVVTPVPKSTLYDTMRAGSYTAVFESLQAQLKTRDGEVTQLQQELQSQEKSRDSLAKELTEMINSNQELSRRLSLLEMLHQEYEDLKTKYNALLQMYGEKIEENEELRLDLLDVKEMYKAQIDHLMKT, translated from the exons atgagctggCTTAACACCTCTAGCATTGCAAACCTGGCAAAAAGTGCATTGAAAGAAGCTCAAAAAACCATAGACAAGGCCCTAGATATAAGAGAATCAGATGCAACAAACCAGCAACAATCAAACAAACCAATTGATAATG AAATTCTTGGACACTTTCTTGAATCCTTTAACCTGGTGAAAGAGGGAAATGATCCACCTGATGAAACCAGAATAATCTCAGGagatgttgttgttgctgaacccaACTCAAGCACTGAAGTTGAAACTAATAAACAAT TAGTTTTTCATGCTGTGGAGTCCAGTGTACTTCAACCACTATTTTCACCAAAATCCTTAACTGCTACTAAGGATGTTGGTGATATTGATGAATCATTGACTTTGACTGAGGACTTGGGGAAAAAGACTTCCAACTTG CCTGACCAGGTGGTTACGACCGATAGTTTAGAAGATTGGAACGTAACTGAAAGCTACCATAGCTCTACTGTGTCAGTGTCGAGCTCTGTTACCGTCATTAGTCCCGAAAATGATTCGATCGATATGGATTGGAAGAGTGATACGAAAAGCGATGCGAGAGATGAAACTTCCAATCACCACACCATAGAGAACAGACCAGTGTCAGCAGTGCTATCAG AAGCGATGAAAGATTCGATGAAAACAGAAACATCGGCATCTGTCTCGGGTGACGAGATTGAAACAACCGCTTCATCAGACATTGAGATCGTCGCAAGTCCCCAAGCAGGCATAAGACAAATCTTGCCTCCAATGCGTTCGAGAAGCAACGAGTCAAAAACTCATAGTCGGAAGCCGTCCGCAGGTTCTAGTGATGATAGCGTGACTT GGGGGCAAGATTCAGAGCTCCACAACGAAAAATGCAATCTTATTCACCTAAATCAGATAATCGAA gCTAGGGATAACCAACTGCAGGAGTTTACCAGGAAATTTTATGCGTTGTCAGAAGAAGTCGAACGGGCCAAATCGCAATTGGCTAATGGTGAAAAAGAACGAATTGCACTAAATGAAACCATTCGCCGACAAACAGACGAATTCGCTATACGGTTGTCATCAATTGAAAAACGTTATCAACAAGTGCTAGCTGAACGGGATTCACTAATCAAGAAACTCGAAAAAGTTCAATTAAATCATGAAACATACGCCAACTTAACAGACGATCTAAAcgaaaagaatgaaacaatTCAACAATTAAGGCTTGAAGGCGAAAAGTTATCTAAACAACATCTGCAGCAATCgaatattataaaaaaattgcgaACCCAAGAAAAGGAAGACGAAATTCGTTGCAAACAATTGAA AGATCAAAacgaagatttaaaaaatgaagttgaacGTCTGAATAGAAGTTTGTCAGCCAAGGAAGAACTTGAGAAGAACCAAATAGAAGCT GTTAGGCAGTCTGCAATTGTTAACAATCAGTTGGAAAAGGAGGTTCTTGCTAACAAAGTAATGATGCGCGAAAAACTGGCGGAAGCCGATTCTTTGAGGGCTGCTTTAGCTGAGGTCGAACAAAAACTGATTGAAGAAAGAGCCGTGGCTGCTATACAAAATTCTGCTGAAACTGAGCGCAGTCTTAGCGCCGAAGTAGCTCTTCGTCAACGTCTGCAGCTAGAATATGAAATTTCTAGTCGCGCGTTtgaggaagaaaaacaagcgcTCACCATGCGTTGCCAAGAACTCGTTCACTCCCTTGCTGAAGTCGATTGCGATCGATCAAA AGAACGGGAGCGGATACATGCTGAGGTTTCGCGGTTAATGCACAGACTACAAGAAGCTGAATCACGTAGCGATGAACTGTCTCAG GCCTTAACAACGGCAACGAAGCCTTTACTACGACAAATTGATTCTCTGCAACATGCATTATCCTCCCAACGCTTGGCAGAGGAGAAATCGGAAAAACTATTTCAGGAGAAACTTG CTTTTTTAGAAAACCAACTTCTTTCAGCTCATCAAAAGGGAACTGCTGACAATGAAACATACATCGCGATGCAAGATCAAATAAATGATTTGTCAGAAAAATGCAAACTTGCCAAAGAAGAGAACCAAAAACTAATACTTGAACTGCAATGCGAAAAAAACCATTGTCTCACTCTGGAGCAGGCAAGAAAAAA AGATAATGTCAGTATGGAGCTGATGAAGAGTCAGCTTGTCGAGGAGCTTACGCTATTACGGAACAAGATGGCAGTTTTGGAGAATGATTATGAAAAGCAGACAATAGCTTTAGaggaggaaagaaagaaaacgtcaCATCTTCTG ATTCGATTCCaggaaaaagaattggaaTACCGAGTTTTCCCGGCAGATTTGCAGAATTCTGGTAGTATCGGCAGAAAATTAACTTCAACGACAGACGTAGTGTCCCGAAGCAGTAGTCCCACTCCTAGTTTAGGGAAGCTGTCCTTATCTGGCTCGTTTACTGAATCGCATTCCAGTAACCCGTGGAATCCAGCA GACGAGTTATTTGATGGCGGAGTGGTCACTCCTGTGCCAAAGTCAACATTGTATGATACTATGCGAGCGGGCTCTTACACGGCGGTGTTTGAAAGTTTGCAAGCGCAGTTGAAAACACGCGACG GAGAAGTAACTCAATTGCAGCAAGAGCTCCAAAGCCAAGAGAAATCCCGAGATTCCCTGGCAAAAGAACTTACGGAAATGATTAACTCGAACCAGGAGCTAAGTCGTCGTCTGAGCCTATTGGAAATGCTTCATCAAGAGTACGAAGAcctgaaaacaaaatacaatgCCTTATTACAG ATGTACGGAGAAAAAATTGAGGAAAATGAAGAGCTGCGCTTGGATTTGCTTGATGTTAAGGAAATGTATAAAGCCCAA aTTGATCACCTAATGAAAACGTGA
- the LOC116917863 gene encoding 60S ribosomal protein L18: MGIDINHKYDRKVVRREPRSEDVYLRLLVKLYRFLARRTKAKFNRIILKRLFMSRINRPPLSVSRLSRHMKKAGREGKIAVVVGTLTDDPRIFKIPKLTVCALHATERARARILKAGGHVLTFDQLALRAPTGKNTVLIQGKRKAREANKHFGPAPGVPGSHTKPLVRSKGRKFERARGRRSSCGYKK; the protein is encoded by the exons ATG GGTATCGACATCAACCACAAATATGACCGTAAAGTCGTTCGACGTGAACCCAGGTCTGAAGATGTGTATCTTCGACTTTTGGTGAAA TTGTACAGGTTTTTGGCTCGACGAACCAAGGCCAAGTTCAATCGCATCATTTTGAAACGCTTGTTTATGTCGAGAATTAACCGTCCTCCCCTATCTGTGTCTCGCCTGTCAAGACACATGAAAAAGGCTGGTAGGGAAGGCAAGATTGCGGTTGTTGTTGGAACTTTGACAGATGATCCTAGGATCTTCAAAATCCCAAAGCTCACA GTTTGTGCATTACATGCAACTGAGAGAGCTAGAGCTCGTATCCTGAAAGCTGGTGGCCATGTCTTGACTTTTGATCAGTTGGCTTTGAGAGCACCAACAGGCAAAAATACTGTCCTAATTCAAGGAAAACGTAAAGCTAGGGAAGCCAACAAACACTTTGGACCTGCTCCTGGTGTTCCTGGATCACATACCAAGCCATTGGTTCGCTCCAAGGGACGAAAATTCGAACGTGCTCGTGGTCGCAGGTCATCTTGTGGTTACAAAAAGTAA
- the LOC123469789 gene encoding LOW QUALITY PROTEIN: forkhead box protein K2-like (The sequence of the model RefSeq protein was modified relative to this genomic sequence to represent the inferred CDS: inserted 1 base in 1 codon), producing the protein MAASSQSHDHVATHITERDRDRESEAYALLSLKTAPTSPAHHWNHGGEARGPVAIARIEGREFEFLVRXKRIVIGRNSSRGQVDVNMGHSSFISRRHLEVYFEHPFFYMICNGKNGVFVDGVFQRKGAAPLQLPKMCVFRFPSTNIRLMFQSLVDETGPPPNLGNQFPTNANLSSGSTPTTQLAPPSPFKRKAPSTQQQPHLAPLRINIPIGEEETEASSPLPSPTGTISAANSCPVSPREGSHSLGRSHFGGFSHFHHELNPSSSHGHGTATGYTSGSGQDLIQDHSPGAEGGNDTKDDSKPPYSYAQLIVQAICTAPDKQLTLSGIYSYITKNYPYYRTADKGWQNSIRHNLSLNRYFLKVPRSQEEPGKGSFWRIDPTSESKLVEQAFRRRRQRGVPCFRTPYARSAPASPTHGGMPNMSVSGLATPDCLSREGSPGPMSEPYGDVVNSQGVAQHLEIKSSSRPNSPFSLHQGTGVVVQSNHPTHVVVLQPTQLAHGPTANGGSESSYLGGTQASVIVPFVTTYSSFGSASNSNGGNESLASLQPSSIKRTYPPASSSPAPVNAGISNTGPCFEGNEKKIKLDTEEESEK; encoded by the exons ATGGCGGCCTCCAGCCAATCTCATGACCACGTTGCGACCCATATCACGGAAAGGGATAGAGATAGAGAGAGTGAAGCTTACGCATTATTGTCATTGAAAACAGCCCCAACGAGTCCTG CCCACCATTGGAACCATGGAGGTGAGGCAAGAGGACCAGTGGCGATTGCAAGGATTGAAGGACGAGAGTTTGAATTTCTTGTTC CAAAAAGGATAGTGATCGGACGGAATTCATCCAGAGGACAAGTAGATGTTAATATGGGTCATTCTTCATTCATATCAAGACGCCATTTAGAAGTCTATTTTGAACACCCATTTTTTTACATGATCTGTAATGGGAAAAATGGTGTATTCGTTGATGGAGTATTCCAAAGAAAAGGAGCTGCACCTCTGCAACTTCCAAAAAT GTGTGTCTTTCGTTTTCCCAGCACAAATATAAGACTGATGTTTCAATCTCTTGTTGATGAAACTGGACCACCACCGAACCTTGGGAACCAGTTTCCAACCAATGCAAATTTGTCATCTGGGTCTACACCAACAACACAACTTG CTCCTCCATCTCCATTTAAGAGAAAAGCCCCATCCACTCAACAGCAACCTCATTTAGCTCCGCTAAGAATTAACATACCCATTGGAGAGGAAGAAACGGAAGCTTCGAGTCCTCTTCCATCACCCACGGGAACGATTAGCGCTGCCAATTCGTGCCCGGTCAGCCCCAGAGAAGGAAGTCATAGTTTAGGTCGTAGCCATTTTGGCGGATTCTCTCACTTTCACCATGAGTTGAATCCTTCCTCATCGCACGGCCATGGAACAGCTACTGGTTATACTTCAGGTTCAGGCCAAGATCTAATACAGGACCATAGTCCAGGAGCCGAAGGCGGGAATGATACAAAAGACGACAGCAAGCCCCCGTATTCTTACGCTCAGCTAATCGTGCAAGCTATTTGTACGGCCCCCGACAAGCAATTGACACTCAGTGGTATTTATTCGTACATCACGAAGAACTACCCCTATTATCGTACCGCTGACAAAGGATGGCAG AACTCCATCCGCCACAATCTATCACTGAACCGTTATTTTCTGAAAGTACCTCGGAGTCAAGAAGAACCAGGGAAAGGTTCGTTCTGGAGAATAGACCCTACTAGTGAATCGAAGTTGGTTGAACAAGCCTTCCGCCGTCGAAGGCAACGAGGCGTCCCTTGCTTTAGGACACCCTACGCAAG AAGTGCCCCAGCTTCCCCTACTCACGGTGGGATGCCAAACATGTCTGTCTCCGGCTTGGCAACACCCGATTGTTTATCTAGAGAGGGATCTCCTGGACCAA TGTCCGAGCCATACGGAGACGTTGTCAATAGCCAAGGAGTGGCACAGCATCTGGAAATAAAGAGTAGTAGTCGACCCAATTCACCTTTTTCTTTACACCAAGGAACTGGAGTAGTAGTACAGTCGAATCATCCAACTCATGTGGTAGTCTTGCAACCTACTCAACTCGCGCATG GACCGACAGCTAACGGCGGATCGGAGAGTAGTTACCTGGGAGGAACACAGGCCTCAGTCATTGTGCCCTTTGTAACTACCTACTCATCATTTGGAAGCGCAAGCAATTCCAATGGTGGAAACGAGTCCTTAGCCAGCCTGCAGCCCAGTAGTATTAAACGGACCTATCCTCCTGCATCTTCAAGTCCTGCACCAGTCAACGCTGGAATAAGTAACACTGGACCGTGTTTTGAGGGAAACGAGAAGAAAATTAAACTCGATACTGAGGAAGAAAGTGAAAAGTAG